Proteins from one Solirubrobacterales bacterium genomic window:
- the tadA gene encoding Flp pilus assembly complex ATPase component TadA produces MADDPNIPRIGQSAQQKPAQAPQQPPGVRQMSQQQQAGQVQNMAQARSAAQQPQQPADGGTGVPGLYAPTLKQAGRTPPTVLDALVRLGFVGSLHLESAVAKAQAQGITPEQVLMADSVVSTDQLARATAEKFGINYIDLSTFEIDMSVATIISAEKARSYEVLPVRQYEDGSVLVAMANPANVLALDDLKLMLKKELRPAVAAPDDLAGAFTRLTNLDDAVTEAFDDDDDDEIATVDVRESASDAPVVKLINSILVQAVTVGASDLHFEPEGKEMRVRFRVDGVLQRATTVPRKMVSGMISRLKIMADMNIAEKRVPQDGRVALRVGAVAVDLRVVTLPSVFGEKVVIRILDKSSTQMTFDDLGMDGVAGERFKTGFMSPYGAVLVTGPTGSGKTTSLYAAVNQLNTIERSILTIEDPVEYQLNGISQVQVNNKAGLTFAAGLRAALRSDPDIIMVGEIRDGETAQIAIEAALTGHLVLSTLHTNDASTTVTRLSEMGVEPFLTATSLEVVVNQRLARRVCPHCAQPVKITAEQLRISGFAAENDIEAVQAVGCPRCSNGYKGRVGLYEVLPISETIRSMILERANSQEIELQAVEEGMDTLRQAGLSKIVEGKTTVEEVSRCTGVT; encoded by the coding sequence ATGGCTGACGATCCAAACATCCCACGGATTGGGCAGTCCGCACAGCAAAAACCGGCGCAGGCTCCGCAGCAGCCGCCGGGTGTGCGGCAGATGTCCCAGCAGCAACAGGCAGGCCAGGTTCAAAATATGGCCCAGGCCCGTTCGGCTGCGCAGCAACCGCAGCAACCTGCTGACGGTGGCACCGGCGTGCCCGGGCTCTATGCCCCCACGCTCAAACAGGCTGGCCGAACGCCACCGACGGTGCTCGACGCTCTCGTGCGACTTGGATTTGTTGGATCACTGCACCTCGAATCTGCCGTAGCCAAGGCTCAGGCCCAAGGGATAACCCCTGAGCAGGTGCTTATGGCCGACAGCGTGGTGAGCACCGACCAGCTCGCACGGGCGACTGCCGAGAAGTTCGGAATCAACTACATCGACCTCTCGACATTCGAGATCGACATGTCGGTGGCGACGATCATCTCTGCCGAGAAGGCGCGCTCCTACGAGGTTCTGCCGGTCCGTCAGTACGAGGACGGATCCGTGCTTGTCGCGATGGCCAACCCGGCGAACGTGCTCGCGCTCGACGATCTCAAGCTGATGCTCAAAAAGGAGTTGCGACCGGCCGTCGCCGCTCCAGACGACCTCGCCGGTGCCTTCACCCGCCTGACCAACCTCGACGATGCGGTCACGGAGGCCTTCGACGACGATGACGACGACGAAATCGCAACCGTCGATGTGCGCGAGTCCGCATCCGACGCCCCAGTCGTCAAGCTGATCAACTCGATCCTCGTCCAGGCCGTCACCGTCGGTGCTTCCGACCTCCACTTCGAGCCCGAGGGCAAGGAAATGCGCGTGCGTTTCCGCGTCGACGGCGTGCTTCAGCGCGCAACCACCGTGCCGCGCAAGATGGTCAGCGGCATGATCAGCCGCCTGAAGATCATGGCTGACATGAACATCGCTGAAAAGCGCGTTCCGCAGGACGGCCGCGTGGCACTCCGCGTCGGTGCGGTTGCCGTTGACCTCCGTGTCGTCACGCTTCCGTCAGTGTTCGGCGAGAAGGTCGTCATCCGAATTCTCGACAAATCCTCCACGCAGATGACCTTCGATGATCTCGGTATGGACGGTGTCGCCGGTGAGCGATTCAAGACTGGATTCATGAGCCCGTACGGCGCCGTGCTCGTGACCGGGCCGACCGGCTCCGGTAAAACGACTTCGCTCTACGCCGCAGTCAACCAGCTGAACACGATCGAGCGATCGATTCTGACGATCGAAGACCCGGTCGAATATCAGCTCAATGGCATCTCCCAGGTACAGGTAAACAACAAAGCCGGCCTGACCTTTGCCGCCGGACTCCGAGCTGCGCTGCGTTCCGACCCCGACATCATCATGGTCGGTGAAATTCGAGACGGCGAGACGGCGCAGATCGCGATCGAAGCCGCACTGACCGGACACCTCGTGCTCTCGACTCTGCACACCAACGACGCGTCGACCACCGTCACCCGACTTTCAGAGATGGGCGTCGAGCCCTTCCTGACCGCCACTTCGCTGGAAGTGGTCGTAAACCAGCGACTCGCCCGCCGCGTCTGCCCGCACTGCGCCCAGCCGGTGAAGATCACGGCCGAGCAGTTGCGCATCAGCGGATTCGCCGCCGAGAATGACATCGAAGCCGTGCAGGCAGTCGGCTGCCCGCGCTGCTCAAACGGATACAAGGGCCGCGTTGGACTCTACGAAGTGCTCCCGATCAGCGAGACGATCCGCTCGATGATCCTCGAGCGCGCAAACAGTCAAGAAATCGAACTTCAGGCAGTCGAGGAAGGCATGGACACATTGCGCCAGGCCGGCCTCTCGAAGATCGTCGAGGGCAAGACCACAGTTGAGGAAGTCTCCCGCTGCACCGGTGTGACGTGA
- a CDS encoding type IV pilus twitching motility protein PilT, which translates to MSTEQAIDFADIITQMVTRGASDLHITAGAPPTIREKGTLVPLKGYPPLTPNQTRAIIYGILSNDQRQRLEENLQLDFAYSVPRMARFRINCFFQRNAMSAAFRLIPSDIKTIEDLGLPRVMHEFVNKPRGLVLVTGPAGSGKSTSLAAVINEINETRHDHILTIEDPIEFLHRHKNCIVNQREIGTDAEDFALGLKAALRQDPDVILVGEMRDLETIATALTAAETGHLVFGTLHTQDASSTIDRVIDVFPPAQQEQVRVQLSMALQGVVTQQLLPRADGTGRAAICEVLIPTPAVRNLIREGKTHQIYSVLQTGGQHGMQTMDAALADFVRAGVISRALAETRSSSPADLKRLIGSEAAASVSGLDSQGKVA; encoded by the coding sequence ATGAGCACAGAGCAGGCAATCGACTTCGCAGACATCATCACGCAGATGGTGACGCGCGGGGCGTCCGACCTTCACATCACGGCTGGCGCGCCTCCGACGATCCGCGAAAAGGGAACACTGGTACCGCTTAAGGGCTATCCGCCACTTACGCCCAACCAGACACGGGCGATCATCTACGGAATCCTCTCCAACGACCAGCGCCAGCGCCTGGAGGAGAACCTCCAGCTCGACTTCGCGTACTCGGTCCCGCGCATGGCGCGATTCCGCATCAACTGCTTCTTCCAGCGCAACGCGATGAGCGCGGCCTTTCGTCTTATCCCTTCCGACATCAAGACGATCGAAGACCTTGGCCTTCCGCGCGTTATGCACGAGTTCGTGAACAAGCCGCGTGGCCTCGTGCTCGTGACCGGGCCAGCCGGTTCCGGCAAGTCAACCTCGCTGGCGGCCGTGATCAATGAGATCAACGAAACCCGCCACGACCACATCCTCACGATCGAGGACCCGATCGAGTTTCTTCACCGCCACAAGAACTGCATAGTCAACCAGCGTGAGATCGGCACAGACGCCGAGGACTTCGCGCTCGGACTCAAAGCCGCGCTGCGTCAGGACCCTGACGTCATCCTCGTCGGCGAAATGCGAGACCTCGAGACGATCGCAACCGCACTTACCGCAGCTGAAACCGGACACCTCGTGTTCGGCACGCTGCACACGCAGGACGCGTCGTCCACGATCGACCGTGTGATCGACGTCTTCCCGCCCGCACAGCAGGAGCAGGTACGAGTTCAGCTTTCGATGGCGCTCCAGGGCGTTGTCACCCAGCAGTTGCTGCCGCGCGCAGATGGCACGGGCCGAGCCGCGATCTGCGAAGTGCTGATCCCGACTCCCGCGGTCCGCAACCTCATCCGCGAGGGCAAGACCCATCAGATCTACAGCGTGCTCCAGACCGGTGGCCAGCACGGCATGCAGACGATGGACGCGGCGCTCGCCGACTTCGTCCGCGCCGGCGTGATCAGCCGCGCGCTCGCCGAGACGCGATCCTCTTCACCCGCCGACCTCAAGCGTCTGATCGGCTCCGAAGCCGCCGCCAGCGTCTCAGGCCTCGACAGCCAGGGCAAGGTTGCCTGA
- a CDS encoding type II secretion system F family protein, which produces MGAYAYKAIDPALGRPIEGEIEAENKLGVTEHLRGKGLVVLQIDEQKNTDVGDLFGRFKKVKSKSLVVFTRQLSTMIDSGMSLLRAMYILEEQTDDELLQERIASVREDIEAGSSLGDALDRHPDTFNELYVAMVRAGEAGGILEDTLRRVATQLEKDESLRRQVKSAMMYPTVIMVFAFVVLVALLTFLVPVFSGIFKDLGSELPLITRVTVKMSNAIRDYWYILIFAPPALVFGFKKWKATASGHRLWHKFLLRIPFKIGDIIHKVALARWSRSFASLTAAGVPILQCIDTAGRTAGNNEILLAMDGVQHSVETGGTVAAPLKASPVFPSMVGHMISSGEETGALDQMLSKVADFYEEEVDAAVKALTSILEPVMIILVGGVVGFIVIAMYMPMFKLYDKVQ; this is translated from the coding sequence ATGGGCGCATACGCCTACAAGGCAATCGACCCGGCACTCGGGCGTCCGATCGAGGGCGAGATCGAGGCCGAGAACAAGCTCGGCGTCACCGAACACCTCCGCGGCAAGGGCCTCGTCGTTCTGCAGATCGACGAGCAGAAGAACACCGACGTCGGCGACCTCTTCGGTCGCTTCAAGAAGGTCAAGTCGAAGTCGCTGGTTGTATTCACGCGTCAGCTCTCGACGATGATCGACTCGGGCATGTCGCTGCTTCGCGCGATGTACATCCTCGAGGAACAGACCGACGATGAGCTGCTCCAGGAGCGCATCGCCTCTGTGCGCGAGGACATCGAGGCCGGTTCCTCTCTGGGCGACGCCCTCGACCGGCACCCCGACACCTTCAACGAGCTCTACGTCGCGATGGTCCGCGCCGGAGAAGCGGGCGGAATTCTGGAGGACACTCTTCGCCGCGTCGCCACCCAGCTTGAGAAGGATGAGTCATTGCGTCGCCAGGTCAAGAGCGCGATGATGTACCCGACGGTGATCATGGTGTTCGCGTTCGTAGTGCTCGTCGCGCTGCTCACGTTTCTTGTGCCCGTGTTCTCGGGAATCTTCAAGGACCTCGGAAGCGAACTACCGTTGATCACCCGCGTCACTGTAAAGATGTCAAACGCGATCCGCGACTACTGGTACATCCTGATTTTTGCTCCTCCGGCGCTGGTTTTTGGCTTCAAGAAATGGAAAGCGACTGCCTCTGGTCACCGCCTCTGGCACAAGTTCCTTCTACGCATCCCCTTCAAAATCGGCGACATCATTCACAAGGTCGCGCTTGCCCGTTGGTCGCGTTCCTTCGCATCTTTGACGGCTGCAGGCGTGCCGATCCTCCAGTGCATCGACACCGCTGGCCGCACGGCGGGCAACAATGAGATTTTGCTCGCCATGGACGGCGTCCAGCATTCAGTTGAGACCGGGGGAACGGTCGCCGCGCCATTGAAGGCATCGCCGGTGTTCCCGTCGATGGTTGGCCACATGATCAGTTCCGGCGAAGAGACGGGTGCGCTCGATCAGATGCTCAGCAAGGTCGCTGACTTCTACGAGGAGGAGGTGGACGCGGCCGTAAAGGCCCTCACATCGATCCTCGAACCGGTGATGATCATCCTCGTCGGTGGCGTGGTCGGCTTCATCGTTATCGCGATGTACATGCCGATGTTCAAGCTTTATGACAAGGTTCAGTAG
- a CDS encoding prepilin-type N-terminal cleavage/methylation domain-containing protein has translation MFDKIRNRAESEEGFTLIELLVVILIIGILAAIAIPSFLNQRYKGQDACAKSMTKQMQTAAKTYQTDNNTYVGINLTSLSEIESSITGTTATGNCAPVNVGATATGTAAGCTGAATATAYCVSAVSLSTNVFTIAETGGSVTRGCFIPTGGNAGGCKGTVGAAGSW, from the coding sequence ATGTTTGACAAAATCCGCAACCGCGCTGAGAGCGAAGAGGGCTTCACCCTTATCGAACTCCTCGTGGTAATCCTGATCATTGGCATCCTTGCCGCGATCGCCATTCCGTCCTTCCTGAACCAGCGCTACAAGGGCCAGGACGCATGTGCAAAGTCAATGACCAAACAGATGCAGACGGCTGCCAAGACCTACCAGACCGACAACAACACCTACGTCGGCATCAACCTGACGTCGCTTTCTGAGATCGAGTCATCGATCACGGGCACGACCGCTACGGGTAACTGCGCGCCGGTCAACGTTGGCGCAACCGCGACTGGAACCGCTGCAGGTTGCACGGGCGCCGCAACGGCAACTGCCTACTGCGTCTCTGCTGTATCCCTCAGCACGAACGTGTTCACGATCGCCGAAACTGGCGGCTCCGTGACTCGCGGATGCTTCATCCCGACTGGCGGTAACGCCGGCGGATGCAAGGGAACCGTTGGAGCTGCCGGTAGCTGGTAG
- a CDS encoding prepilin-type N-terminal cleavage/methylation domain-containing protein, producing the protein MLQARSRNLSRSDGFTLIELLVVILIIGILAAIALPAFLGQRSKGQDACAKAMVKNMQTAIMSYQAEGGSYAGAQLASLTEIARRSRTAVVAQRLPGRYRTPTLPQVSAAQDFRRALSTASHTTPKQVIASAWPKQGRGSHALARSPGPAAARRLASGSWGRPCGGLS; encoded by the coding sequence ATGCTTCAAGCCCGCTCACGCAACCTCAGTCGATCGGATGGCTTCACCCTGATCGAGCTACTTGTCGTAATCCTGATCATCGGAATACTCGCTGCGATCGCGCTGCCGGCGTTCCTCGGTCAACGCTCGAAGGGGCAGGACGCCTGCGCAAAGGCGATGGTCAAGAACATGCAAACGGCGATCATGAGCTACCAGGCCGAGGGCGGAAGCTACGCCGGCGCCCAACTGGCGTCGCTGACCGAGATCGCGCGACGATCCAGGACGGCGGTTGTGGCCCAGCGTCTACCGGGCAGATATCGAACACCAACGCTTCCGCAGGTGTCTGCGGCGCAGGACTTCCGACGCGCTCTGAGTACTGCATCTCATACAACTCCGAAGCAGGTAATCGCTTCAGCATGGCCGAAGCAGGGTCGGGGATCTCACGCACTTGCACGGTCGCCGGGACCGGCGGCTGCCCGGCGTCTGGCGTCTGGTAGCTGGGGGCGGCCCTGCGGGGGCCTATCGTAG
- a CDS encoding prepilin peptidase, producing MSSNPENLLVAIALFLIGLPLGSFFNVVAYRLPRGQTPWSPSRSHCPSCDAQITARDNLPVIGWLMLRGKCRNCNAPISWRYPAFELITAALFAACGAKFGWTLPLIPALLLVSTLVIVANSDLDMRIVPNKVLFVSVLTGVVAQALAYPDEWLTWTLSAVIAFTVMLLVALAYPRGMGMGDVKLAGVMGLYLGRAIAPSMLVAFFLGTVVGLGVMALRGVAAGRKTALPFAPFMALGGVFGLFWGEDVVQWYLDTFSKG from the coding sequence ATGTCGAGCAATCCTGAGAACCTCCTTGTCGCGATCGCGCTTTTCCTGATCGGGCTACCGCTCGGCAGCTTCTTCAACGTTGTCGCGTACCGACTACCGCGGGGCCAGACGCCTTGGAGCCCATCGCGCTCCCATTGTCCGAGCTGCGATGCGCAGATCACCGCGCGTGACAACCTTCCGGTGATCGGGTGGCTGATGCTGCGCGGCAAATGCCGCAACTGCAATGCTCCGATCTCGTGGCGCTATCCCGCTTTTGAGCTCATCACCGCCGCACTGTTTGCTGCCTGCGGTGCCAAGTTCGGTTGGACTCTCCCGCTGATTCCGGCGCTGCTGCTGGTTTCAACTCTCGTGATAGTCGCCAACTCGGACCTCGACATGCGCATCGTGCCGAACAAGGTGCTGTTCGTGTCCGTCCTAACTGGTGTCGTTGCACAGGCCCTGGCTTACCCCGACGAGTGGCTCACCTGGACCCTCTCTGCCGTGATCGCCTTCACCGTGATGCTGCTGGTTGCGCTCGCGTATCCGCGCGGAATGGGAATGGGGGATGTAAAGCTCGCCGGAGTTATGGGGCTTTACCTCGGTCGAGCGATCGCACCATCGATGCTCGTGGCATTTTTTCTTGGCACCGTGGTCGGCCTTGGGGTCATGGCGCTGCGCGGCGTTGCTGCCGGCCGGAAGACTGCGTTGCCATTCGCACCATTCATGGCGCTCGGCGGCGTTTTTGGCTTGTTCTGGGGCGAAGACGTGGTGCAGTGGTACTTGGACACCTTTTCAAAGGGTTAA
- a CDS encoding type II secretion system protein: protein MQGSHSLIGAMRRRLRNERGWALIDAMASAVVVVLAFVGTTMAFNGATASVARDQKKTQALIVAQNELNAMRGVGQRKIGPGLQANGDPSLLDLDNTTKTVVYRGVSYNIAYDAYYVTGLGNDQQDACSVAYSVGGGTARYIYMRVRVTYAGQGTSSNTTNQYLSSPASLDAYYSPEGGGVQADTGTLRVYVLNRSGQVVTFPGTVTLKPVGSTDTIVPQTTNATTGCYLFTGLVRNTYVVTVTGVGTKQDVYMSNTSTGGGTISTPVVVPDRGSLSRDVRIDDPVTVTPKFYVATGTQTKYEVRGVNGNLNPITALTPTTSPWWIAGSSQIKSSPNADFSALPSGLAFMPHTVAPALSLPDKMFPSPQGYSAYAGPCEASDPNAGAADGVNNYVQIPTSASDSTWVPSGNYTTAELWLSQIRATLTLAPAARPTSGIVRNTNYYWNQTLSSTGGTVWVRVTADAEGGSTTPRCRSNFDKFNTWVQLPGTIATAGAFLSDNAESLPPGTYDLCVKMPYRYWSARSTDVSSTTLPTGSNSSTDRWGYISWDAQALAYRSFLAKTAAFAWASNARSLDPTGPSDATFSTTDCTA from the coding sequence ATGCAGGGATCGCATTCACTTATCGGCGCGATGCGCCGACGGCTCAGGAATGAGCGCGGCTGGGCGTTGATTGACGCCATGGCCTCCGCCGTGGTGGTCGTGCTCGCGTTCGTCGGTACGACCATGGCCTTCAATGGGGCCACCGCGAGCGTCGCGCGCGATCAGAAGAAGACGCAAGCGCTGATCGTTGCACAGAACGAGCTGAACGCCATGCGAGGGGTTGGCCAGCGAAAGATCGGTCCAGGTCTGCAGGCGAATGGCGACCCCAGCCTTCTCGACTTGGACAACACCACCAAGACGGTCGTTTACCGCGGCGTGAGCTACAACATCGCTTACGACGCCTATTACGTGACCGGACTCGGCAACGACCAGCAGGATGCCTGCTCAGTCGCGTACTCCGTCGGCGGCGGCACCGCCCGTTATATCTACATGCGCGTGCGTGTGACGTACGCCGGGCAAGGCACGTCCAGCAACACGACAAATCAGTACCTGTCTTCGCCGGCTTCGCTCGACGCGTATTACTCACCTGAAGGAGGTGGAGTACAGGCCGACACCGGCACGCTGCGCGTCTACGTCCTCAATCGCAGTGGGCAGGTCGTCACCTTCCCGGGCACCGTGACGTTGAAGCCGGTGGGCTCCACGGACACGATTGTCCCGCAGACGACCAACGCGACGACCGGTTGTTACCTCTTCACCGGCCTCGTGCGCAACACCTACGTAGTGACCGTCACCGGCGTAGGTACGAAGCAAGACGTCTACATGTCAAACACGAGCACGGGCGGTGGCACCATCAGCACGCCGGTCGTCGTCCCGGACCGCGGCTCTCTTTCGCGCGACGTCCGCATCGATGATCCTGTAACCGTGACGCCGAAGTTCTACGTCGCAACGGGTACGCAGACAAAGTACGAGGTCCGCGGGGTGAACGGAAACCTCAATCCCATCACCGCTCTGACTCCTACGACCTCCCCGTGGTGGATCGCGGGATCAAGTCAGATCAAATCCTCACCCAATGCAGATTTCAGTGCGCTGCCGAGTGGACTCGCATTCATGCCTCACACCGTCGCGCCGGCGCTCTCTCTTCCAGACAAGATGTTCCCCTCACCGCAGGGGTACTCGGCCTACGCCGGCCCCTGTGAGGCAAGCGACCCGAACGCTGGCGCCGCCGACGGGGTGAACAATTACGTCCAGATCCCGACATCCGCTTCGGACTCCACCTGGGTGCCGAGCGGCAACTACACAACGGCCGAACTCTGGCTCTCACAGATCCGCGCCACTCTCACGCTTGCGCCCGCTGCGCGTCCCACGAGTGGAATCGTTCGTAACACGAACTACTACTGGAATCAAACACTCTCAAGCACCGGAGGAACCGTCTGGGTGCGAGTCACCGCAGACGCTGAGGGCGGATCAACAACTCCGCGCTGTCGCTCCAACTTCGACAAGTTCAACACCTGGGTCCAGCTTCCCGGCACGATCGCGACTGCAGGCGCATTCCTCAGCGACAACGCAGAGTCGCTTCCTCCGGGAACGTACGACCTCTGCGTGAAGATGCCGTACAGGTACTGGAGCGCGAGATCGACGGACGTCAGCTCCACCACGCTCCCGACCGGTTCGAACTCGAGCACCGACCGATGGGGGTACATCAGTTGGGATGCGCAGGCACTGGCCTACAGATCATTCCTGGCCAAGACGGCCGCGTTCGCGTGGGCCTCGAACGCGAGGTCACTTGACCCGACCGGCCCTTCCGACGCAACCTTCAGCACCACCGACTGCACCGCATAG
- the pilM gene encoding pilus assembly protein PilM has product MQLPFTRPPADGAGEAAEAPALSNNEKLQNVNPDSINGKVRHEGLTGLDVSGSGLAAARISDGRIRSASATTIDPGLVVDGEIADPAGLGASIAEFFTANGLPNKVRMGVASPRVVIRTIETPVIADRKEFNAAVRFQASDHIPMPLDEAVLDYQVLATVPGADTGDPPKFSVMLVAASRGLIDGLMETSRHAGIKLQGVDLAAFSLIRVMYPGDIAQRETIAYLHFGDMLNVTLAQGRVCKFTRATPIGYEALIARLCERVNLTPAHAQMWLDHVGLAAPIEMIQGDRDIVTAARQELTDAAERVSNDVTAAIDFHTVQDSTAHVSRILLAGPGSSIPGIAETVSQRTGLPVEVPAPLGALDDSTLSGSGIDERRLTIAAGLAVEEVVAQ; this is encoded by the coding sequence ATGCAGCTCCCATTCACACGTCCGCCCGCCGATGGCGCCGGCGAAGCAGCTGAAGCTCCTGCGTTGTCCAACAACGAGAAGCTCCAGAACGTCAACCCGGACTCGATCAATGGCAAGGTGCGCCACGAGGGACTGACCGGCCTCGACGTTTCAGGCAGCGGGCTCGCGGCCGCGCGTATATCCGACGGCCGCATTCGCAGCGCCTCGGCCACGACGATCGATCCCGGCCTGGTTGTTGACGGCGAGATTGCCGACCCGGCAGGGCTCGGGGCCTCGATCGCAGAATTCTTCACCGCCAACGGACTTCCCAACAAGGTGCGCATGGGCGTCGCCAGCCCACGCGTCGTGATCCGCACGATCGAGACGCCGGTGATCGCAGACCGCAAGGAGTTCAACGCTGCGGTGCGCTTCCAGGCGAGCGACCACATTCCGATGCCGCTCGACGAAGCTGTACTCGACTACCAGGTGCTCGCAACCGTTCCGGGCGCCGACACCGGCGACCCGCCGAAGTTCAGCGTCATGCTGGTTGCGGCAAGCCGCGGTCTGATCGACGGACTGATGGAGACCTCGCGCCACGCCGGCATCAAACTCCAGGGCGTCGACCTCGCAGCCTTCTCTTTGATCCGCGTGATGTACCCGGGCGACATCGCCCAGCGCGAGACGATCGCCTACCTGCACTTCGGTGACATGCTCAACGTGACGCTCGCCCAGGGCCGCGTCTGCAAGTTCACCCGTGCAACCCCGATCGGCTACGAGGCACTGATCGCCCGCCTTTGCGAGCGCGTCAACCTGACTCCCGCTCACGCCCAGATGTGGCTTGACCACGTGGGGCTGGCGGCGCCGATCGAAATGATCCAGGGAGACCGCGACATCGTCACGGCTGCCCGGCAGGAGCTGACCGACGCTGCTGAGCGCGTCAGCAACGACGTCACGGCGGCAATCGACTTTCACACTGTCCAGGACTCGACCGCTCACGTCAGCCGCATACTGCTGGCCGGACCTGGGTCGAGCATTCCCGGCATCGCCGAGACCGTCTCGCAGCGCACCGGTCTTCCGGTCGAGGTGCCCGCTCCGCTGGGTGCACTCGACGACTCAACACTTTCCGGTTCGGGTATCGATGAGCGTCGCCTGACGATCGCTGCAGGCCTGGCCGTCGAAGAGGTGGTCGCTCAATGA
- the aroC gene encoding chorismate synthase encodes MRFTTAGESHGPGLIAVIEGVPAGLELKPEDLNGDLARRQLGYGRGGRMKIEKDAAIVVSGIRHGKTLGTPIALSVPNRDYANWEDRMNPWPVEAEVAAVHLPRPGHADLPGVQKFGHDDVRNVLERASARETTARVAVGAVARAILRDLGVEIRSHVTRIGEVDAPAPERPRQVEDFEGIDESPVRCLDKEAERLMIRHIDVQRKANETLGGIFEVLVFGLVPGIGSYSSWDGRIEGRLAQAFCSIQAIKGVGFGDGFKLTGIPGSQAHDEIFPGGEGPTEAFGFHRATNHAGGIEGGMTNGETVVVKGAMKPLPTLTKPLRSVDITTGEETAALKERTDSCTVPAAGVVGEAMAALVFANAYLEKFGGDNIADTKLALSAYQDRIAGPVFFKSGFSQESH; translated from the coding sequence TTGCGCTTCACAACCGCCGGCGAATCGCACGGCCCGGGACTCATCGCCGTGATCGAGGGCGTTCCGGCGGGACTCGAACTGAAGCCCGAAGACCTGAACGGCGACCTCGCGCGTCGCCAGCTCGGCTATGGCCGAGGCGGCCGTATGAAGATCGAGAAGGACGCCGCGATCGTTGTCTCCGGCATCCGTCACGGCAAGACGCTCGGCACGCCGATTGCGCTTTCAGTGCCAAACCGCGACTACGCCAATTGGGAAGACCGCATGAACCCGTGGCCGGTCGAGGCCGAGGTCGCCGCAGTCCACCTGCCGCGTCCCGGTCACGCCGACCTGCCTGGGGTTCAGAAGTTTGGCCACGACGATGTGCGCAATGTTCTTGAGCGCGCGAGCGCCCGAGAGACGACCGCACGCGTCGCCGTCGGCGCCGTCGCCCGCGCGATCCTGCGCGACCTCGGCGTCGAGATTCGCAGCCACGTCACTCGCATCGGCGAAGTGGACGCGCCGGCGCCTGAGCGCCCCCGCCAGGTTGAAGACTTTGAAGGAATCGACGAATCACCGGTGCGTTGTCTCGACAAGGAGGCCGAGCGCTTGATGATTCGCCACATCGACGTCCAGCGCAAGGCGAACGAAACTCTTGGCGGCATCTTTGAGGTACTCGTATTCGGGCTGGTGCCGGGCATCGGCTCGTACTCGAGCTGGGATGGCCGCATCGAGGGCCGTCTCGCGCAGGCCTTCTGCTCGATCCAGGCGATCAAGGGCGTTGGATTCGGGGACGGCTTCAAGCTCACCGGTATCCCGGGCTCGCAGGCGCACGATGAGATCTTCCCCGGTGGCGAAGGCCCTACCGAGGCATTCGGATTTCACCGCGCGACCAACCACGCTGGTGGCATCGAAGGCGGCATGACGAACGGCGAGACAGTGGTCGTAAAGGGCGCGATGAAGCCGCTGCCCACGTTGACCAAGCCGCTGCGCAGCGTCGACATCACGACCGGCGAAGAAACTGCCGCCCTGAAGGAACGCACAGACTCGTGCACGGTGCCTGCTGCCGGCGTCGTCGGCGAGGCGATGGCCGCGCTGGTCTTCGCAAACGCTTATCTCGAGAAGTTCGGCGGAGACAACATCGCCGACACCAAATTGGCGCTGTCCGCCTATCAAGACAGAATCGCTGGCCCAGTGTTTTTTAAAAGCGGTTTTTCGCAGGAGAGTCACTAG